One segment of Malassezia restricta chromosome V, complete sequence DNA contains the following:
- a CDS encoding 20S proteasome subunit beta 4: MESLFGITGKGFTIIASDNNAARSIIKMKSDDDKQKVLSNHLVMTYAGESGDTIQFAEYIERNMRLYSIRNNIDLRPKAAASWIRSQLAESIRSRHPYQVNLLLGGYDEPSSEPALYWIDYLGTLVQVPFAAHGYASYLTLSTMDRYHRPDMSLEEGLQLLKQCINEMRTRFVIDVGSFSVRIITREGVREVAI, from the exons ATGGAGAGTCTGTTCGGCATCACAGGCAAAGGGTTTACTATCATTGCATCAGACAATAATGCAGCTCGTTCCATCATCAAAATGAAGTCGGATGACGACAAGCAAAAGGTTTTATCGAATCATCTCGTAATGACATATGCTGGTGAATCTG GTGATACAATTCAGTTTGCAGAATACATTGAGCGGAACATGCGCTTGTATTCGATTCG TAATAATATCGACCTGCGACCAAAGGCCGCTGCATCATGGATACGCTCGCAACTGGCTGAGTCGATTCGCTCGCGTCATCCATATCAAGTGAACTTGTTGCTTGGTGGATACGACGAGCCGAGTTCAGAGCCTGCTCTATACTGGATCGACTACCTCGGTACACTTGTTCAGGTGCCTTTTGCTGCACATGGTTATGCTTCCTACCTGACGCTCTCTACCATGGATCGCTACCATCGTCCTGATATGTCTTTGGAAGAGGGCTTGCAATTGCTAAAACAATGTATCAATGAAATGCGCACGCGTTTTGTGATTGACGTAGGCAGTTTCTCTGTACGCATCATCACCCGTGAGGGCGTACGGGAAGTAGCCATTTAA
- a CDS encoding transcription initiation factor TFIID subunit 9B — MSTDRTDTACRDEKPKSAPVPRDARLISLILASMGIEDAEPAVLVQLLEFAHRYTSQVLQDALVYSDHASSRQGGSSVSIDDVQLAIQSRVNYSFTQPPPKEMLLSLATTLNSVPLPPVSNRYGIRLPPPEHCLTNLNFAIVPDPPPKPEFGDSVIQPPVVGQSVAQPDVSANDVEDTSMGEADTGESRGVKRTLDEDEDYD, encoded by the exons ATGTCGACTGACAGAACTGATACCGCTTGTCGTGATGAAAAACCAAAATCAGCACCTGTGCCTCGCGATGCACGCTTGATCTCGCTCATCCTCGCGAGCATGGGTATCGAAGATGCTGAGCCAGCTGTCTTGGTACAATTACTTGAATTTGCACACC GATATACATCCCAAGTTCTACAAGATGCACTAGTGTATTCCGATCATGCTTCATCACGGCAAGGTGGGAGCAGTGTCTCGATTGATGATGTGCAACTGGCTATCCAGAGTCGTGTCAATTACAGTTTTACGCAACCACCACCCAAGGAAATGCTGCTTTCACTCGCCACAACCTTAAACAGTGTACCATTACCACCTGTATCCAACCGGTACGGCATCCGTCTTCCTCCGCCCGAGCATTGTCTCACAAATCTCAATTTTGCTATTGTGCCAGACCCACCGCCCAAACCTGAGTTTGGAGACTCAGTGATTCAGCCACCTGTCGTGGGGCAGTCAGTTGCGCAGCCTGATGTGTCAGCGAATGATGTGGAAGATACGTCTATGGGTGAAGCGGATACTGGTGAATCGCGAGGTGTGAAACGCACGCTGGATGAGGACGAAGACTATGATTAG
- a CDS encoding pre-mRNA-processing factor SLU7, protein MSGSGFRDAFRPRDTDSARKPKNPNEEVNPNVPLYMAQTPWYLASGGNASLEHQRKPVQSGKAVAGLDDWYKRGIATSTATRFRKGACENCGAMSHKTRDCLERPRKRGAKWTGKDIKPDELTENLDHLDYNYDAKRDRWNGYDPASHMAVVERFEAVEEERRRLREEALDAQASTDVNMAKRIAKKEKSHRHHDDDFDSSSSDDDDDDNEKYAEKANMVGQKMDSDKRFTIRNLRIREDRAKYLYDLNADSAAHYDPKTRSMREAPLPNTSVEELKSGSDAFERASNGPTDVKQMQMFAWQAEQRSGTLLHMQANPTDHELQFRQAQQRKEQEAKETKSSILERYGGAEHLDSIPAELRTGQTEAYVEYSRTGEIIRGQERAKPRSRYEEDVHENNHTSVWGSWYDLERGLWGYQCCHNTLRRSYCTGEAGKAANATAVLY, encoded by the coding sequence ATGTCGGGCAGTGGGTTCCGCGATGCATTCCGGCCGCGTGATACAGATTCAGCTCGGAAACCCAAAAATCCAAACGAAGAAGTGAATCCGAATGTACCCCTTTATATGGCTCAGACGCCATGGTATTTGGCTAGTGGTGGCAACGCATCTTTAGAGCATCAGCGCAAGCCTGTCCAGAGCGGAAAGGCAGTTGCAGGATTAGATGACTGGTACAAGCGTGGAATTGCAACTTCAACTGCAACACGTTTCCGTAAAGGAGCATGTGAGAACTGTGGTGCCATGTCGCATAAGACGCGCGACTGTCTGGAACGACCACGCAAGCGCGGAGCGAAATGGACAGGCAAGGATATTAAACCTGATGAACTGACAGAAAATCTTGACCATCTTGATTACAACTACGATGCAAAACGTGATCGCTGGAATGGATATGATCCCGCGAGTCATATGGCTGTCGTTGAGCGTTTTGAGGCCGTGGAAGAGGAGCGTCGGCGCTTGCGTGAAGAGGCGCTTGATGCGCAGGCATCCACAGACGTCAATATGGCTAAGAGAATCGCCAAAAAAGAAAAAAGCCACCGGCACCATGATGACGATTTTGACAGCAGTAGCAgcgacgatgatgatgacgataATGAAAAGTATGCTGAAAAGGCGAATATGGTCGGTCAAAAAATGGACTCAGACAAGCGCTTCACGATCCGTAATCTTCGTATTCGTGAAGACCGGGCCAAGTATTTGTATGATCTTAATGCAGATTCGGCAGCGCATTATGACCCTAAGACACGGTCTATGCGAGAAGCGCCATTGCCTAACACGTCAGTGGAAGAGCTCAAGTCGGGAAGTGACGCTTTCGAGCGTGCTTCTAATGGACCAACGGATGTGAAACAGATGCAGATGTTTGCTTGGCAAGCTGAGCAACGCAGTGGTACATTGCTTCATATGCAGGCGAACCCCACAGATCATGAGCTCCAATTCAGACAGGCTCAGCAGCGGAAAGAGCAAGAGGCCAAGGAAACTAAAAGTAGTATCTTGGAAAGGTATGGTGGAGCTGAACATCTGGATTCAATACCAGCAGAATTGCGCACAGGTCAGACAGAAGCATACGTCGAGTACAGTCGCACGGGTGAGATTATACGAGGCCAGGAACGCGCCAAGCCACGCTCACGGTACGAAGAAGACGTCCATGAAAATAACCACACAAGTGTGTGGGGCTCATGGTATGATTTGGAGCGCGGCCTTTGGGGCTACCAATGCTGCCACAATACGTTGCGTCGCTCTTACTGCACGGGCGAGGCCGGTAAAGCGGCAAATGCAACAGCTGTTCTATATTAG
- a CDS encoding splicing factor 1 — translation MSWRNSAQRTGMNAQPLGNTRRWGSGASSGIGAGGYERAPPKRSYDYDMSRASHHEGARKRRSRWGDESDRKDASSAAITGNVSGQELDRYAIQVRLDEINRKLRTGDVIPPERERSPSPPPTYDSQGFRNNTREIRYHRKLSEERTRLIERQMRLDPSYRPPLDYQSSRKSGRPTEKVYLPVREFPEINFFGLLVGPRGNTLKKMESQSGAKIHIRGRGSVKHGKGSTEGEEEDMHCIVTADSERSIKLCIKLINEVVATAASTPETQNDHKRSQLRELAVLNGTLRDDENQVCQNCGERGHRKFECPHERNWTTYTVCHRCGQSGHLARDCFSAPRAAGDGMDAVGNQVDTEYATLMAELGEQPGGYASGYLGVPGYAGPPKNERGEKIPPWRDPSVWNAPGPGRSQHDSLPDSSYAEGGWTAVGYDYGWGTDGGQAGADGQRDYSAEWAAYYAAQAAQQQQMQESGGQGVRDYSKEWEEYYRQQALAQQQQ, via the coding sequence ATGTCTTGGAGAAACAGTGCCCAGAGAACGGGCATGAATGCACAGCCCCTTGGTAACACGCGCAGATGGGGCTCGGGTGCGTCTAGTGGTATCGGCGCCGGAGGATACGAACGCGCTCCCCCAAAACGTTCATATGATTATGACATGTCGCGTGCCTCACATCACGAAGGTGCGCGTAAACGACGTTCACGTTGGGGTGATGAATCTGATCGTAAAGATGCTTCATCTGCAGCTATAACTGGTAATGTTTCGGGTCAAGAACTTGATCGTTACGCCATCCAAGTGCGACTGGACGAGATCAATCGAAAGCTGCGTACAGGTGACGTGATTCCACCTGAACGGGAACGCTCACCATCGCCTCCTCCTACCTATGATAGCCAGGGATTCAGGAATAACACGCGAGAAATCCGTTACCACCGCAAATTGAGTGAAGAGCGAACCCGCCTAATCGAACGGCAAATGCGTCTGGATCCGTCCTATCGTCCACCGCTGGACTATCAAAGTAGCCGCAAGTCGGGCCGTCCTACCGAGAAAGTGTATTTACCTGTCCGAGAGTTTCCAGAGATCAACTTTTTCGGTTTGCTGGTCGGCCCGCGTGGAAATACGCTTAAGAAAATGGAGAGTCAAAGTGGTGCTAAAATTCATATCCGTGGACGGGGAAGCGTGAAGCATGGTAAAGGATCGACAGAGGGTGAGGAAGAAGACATGCACTGTATTGTCACTGCAGACAGTGAACGATCTATTAAGCTTTGTATCAAACTGATCAATGAAGTCGTCGCCACTGCTGCATCCACACCCGAAACGCAGAATGACCATAAACGTAGCCAGCTGCGTGAATTGGCTGTATTAAATGGTACTCTGCGTGATGATGAAAATCAAGTATGCCAGAATTGTGGCGAGCGAGGGCACCGCAAGTTTGAGTGCCCTCATGAACGGAATTGGACGACGTACACGGTATGCCACCGATGTGGACAAAGTGGTCACCTTGCTCGTGACTGCTTCTCCGCACCCCGTGCCGCCGGAGATGGTATGGACGCCGTTGGCAACCAAGTTGATACCGAGTATGCTACCTTGATGGCTGAGTTGGGTGAGCAGCCTGGAGGCTACGCCAGTGGATACCTCGGTGTGCCTGGCTACGCTGGACCTCCCAAAAACGAGCGCGGTGAAAAAATTCCGCCATGGCGTGACCCTAGTGTATGGAATGCTCCTGGTCCTGGCCGGAGTCAACATGACTCCTTACCCGATAGCTCCTATGCTGAGGGTGGATGGACCGCTGTTGGTTACGATTATGGTTGGGGCACCGATGGAGGACAGGCGGGTGCCGATGGCCAGCGCGACTACTCAGCCGAATGGGCCGCATACTATGCTGCGCAagcagcgcagcagcagcagatgcaGGAGTCAGGCGGCCAAGGCGTCCGTGACTACTCCAAGGAATGGGAAGAGTATTATCGCCAACAAGCattggcgcagcagcagcaatgA
- a CDS encoding coatomer subunit delta: protein MVLLAASIATRGGKPVISRQFREMAGSRIEALLASFPKLINSGSQHTFVETDTVRFVYQPLEDLYMILITTKHSNMLQDIDTLHLFARAVSDRCHSLDEQDILMSCFEILEAFDEIVSLGYRENVTLSQVRTMLEMDSHEERIHEIIERNKELEAKEELKRRARQLEMQRRDAARRNHSGLGGDMSAISRTYEAVPSAPVYGLQDTIETASPAQAGPLKGKGMSLGKKSKGSAILGSVQKTAPQAAALASKPAPKQQKPNIGVAPARKAERATNAPQKVRAHAPLSHERSLAQEQEKARIPVQTQVSAPTESLMEESVLPTVNLPSVVHQAQDAWAVAGSTEEQFNEVPDQASQTVYNEEAVDNAHEDGPTRAGILYEPQSIESAHQPEPYESENPYEKELYHGEQDHVQKTYDSGEIFESDKIYQPDEAYQPEQAYQPGDAYQPEEAYQPEEAYQSEEVYQPEEAYQSEEAYQPEEVYQPEEAYQPEEAYQTEEAYQTEEAYQPEEVYQSEEAYQPQEADRPGEPYQPHNTYEGVGYDPEQVYHSQDSYHQSESIYQPEQSDAPKQAYDHELETQVPTAVIPEVPSALDTQPAPIVSPTEPVSDQVHFMVKERVSATGNRDGGLETLEVKGDLLLKITDPASTRLSILMDAQERFGGAEVQYRTHPHVDKQPWASERKIALRDPKREFPVNQQVGVLRWRAVTKDESVLPLSITVWVNPSGDGASEVVIEYQLENTSLVLSDVVFAIPVPVGVLPEVSEPENGLYEVDPTNSRVLWRLPSVSDLNASASLELSVPNGADSADVFFPVSVDFSAEQTLLPLQILQVFDTRSGAQQPFSNEALLVADNYKIQ from the exons ATG GTGCTTCTTGCAGCTTCGATTGCTACGCGTGGTGGAAAAC CGGTCATCTCTCGCCAATTCCGTGAGATGGCCGGTTCGCGAATTGAGGCGCTACTAGCCTCATTCCCCAAGCTCATCAACTCTGGTTCTCAGCACACTTTTGTCGAGACGGATACCGTGCGATTCGTGTACCAGCCGCTTGAAGACTTGTACATGATCCTGATCACCACAAAGCATTCGAATATGCTACAGGACATTGACACGTTGCACTTGTTCGCGCGGGCTGTGAGTGATCGATGTCACTCGCTGGATGAGCAAGATATTCTCATGTCGTGCTTCGAGATCCTTGAGGCTTTCGATGAAATCGTATCGCTGGGCTACCGAGAGAATGTCACCCTGTCACAGGTCCGCACGATGCTTGAGATGGACAGTCATGAGGAGCGTATTCATGAGATTATTGAGCGAAACAAGGAACTTGAGGCGAAAGAGGAACtcaagcgccgcgcgcgtcaGCTCGAAATGCAACGCCGTGATGCCGCTCGACGTAATCATTCTGGCCTTGGTGGTGATATGTCTGCCATATCTCGCACGTACGAAGCTGTGCCATCGGCGCCAGTGTATGGACTTCAGGACACCATCGAGACAGCAAGTCCCGCACAGGCAGGACCCCTAAAGGGCAAGGGCATGTCGCTCGGCAAGAAGTCGAAGGGCTCAGCTATCCTGGGCTCTGTACAAAAGACCGCTCCTCAGGCGGCAGCCTTGGCATCTAAACCTGCTCCAAAACAGCAAAAGCCCAACATTGGAGTAGCACCTGCTCGCAAAGCTGAACGGGCAACTAACGCACCACAGAAGGttcgtgcgcatgcacctCTGTCTCACGAACGCTCATTAGCTCAAGAACAAGAGAAAGCCCGTATACCGGTACAGACACAAGTTTCAGCGCCAACTGAATCACTCATGGAAGAGTCTGTGCTTCCCACGGTAAATCTGCCATCAGTAGTACACCAAGCACAAGACGCCTGGGCAGTTGCTGGGTCGACTGAGGAGCAATTCAACGAGGTGCCTGATCAGGCATCCCAAACTGTCTACAATGAAGAGGCAGTCGATAATGCACACGAAGATGGTCCCACACGTGCTGGAATTTTGTATGAGCCTCAGTCTATTGAAAGTGCTCACCAGCCTGAGCCTTATGAATCGGAAAACCCCTATGAAAAGGAGCTTTACCATGGAGAGCAAGACCATGTACAGAAAACCTACGACTCTGGTGAGATTTTCGAATCCGACAAAATCTACCAGCCCGACGAAGCTTACCAGCCTGAGCAGGCCTACCAACCTGGGGATGCTTACCAACCTGAGGAAGCTTACCAACCCGAGGAAGCCTACCAGTCTGAAGAGGTTTATCAACCTGAAGAAGCTTATCAGTCCGAGGAAGCCTACCAGCCTGAAGAGGTTTATCAACCTGAAGAAGCTTACCAACCCGAAGAAGCCTACCAAACTGAGGAAGCCTACCAAACTGAGGAAGCCTACCAGCCCGAAGAGGTTTATCAATCCGAGGAGGCTTACCAGCCACAAGAGGCTGATCGACCAGGAGAACCTTATCAACCTCATAACACGTACGAGGGCGTGGGATATGACCCTGAACAAGTGTATCATTCGCAGGATTCTTACCACCAGTCAGAGAGCATTTATCAACCGGAACAATCTGATGCACCCAAACAGGCATATGATCATGAACTAGAAACTCAAGTACCTACTGCTGTCATCCCGGAAGTTCCATCGGCACTTGATACGCAACCTGCGCCTATTGTCTCGCCTACTGAACCTGTCTCGGACCAAGTGCATTTCATGGTCAAGGAGCGCGTGTCTGCTACAGGCAATCGTGATGGCGGTCTCGAGACTCTTGAGGTAAAGGGAGATCTTCTTCTCAAAATCACAGATCCTGCATCAACTCGTCTGAGCATCTTGATGGATGCTCAAGAGCGGTTTGGCGGTGCTGAAGTGCAATACCGGACACACCCTCACGTCGATAAGCAGCCTTGGGCTTCTGAGCGCAAgatcgcgctgcgcgatcCAAAGAGGGAGTTCCCTGTGAATCAGCAAGTGGGCGTGCTTCGATGGCGTGCTGTTACAAAAGACGAATCAGTACTGCCTCTTTCGATCACCGTGTGGGTAAATCCATCAGGCGATGGCGCAAGTGAAGTCGTTATTGAATACCAGCTGGAAAACACTTCCCTTGTATTGTCAGATGTGGTCTTTGCTATTCCCGTGCCCGTTGGTGTGCTTCCAGAAGTCTCTGAACCGGAGAATGGATTATATGAGGTCGATCCAACCAACAGTCGCGTCCTTTGGCGCCTGCCTAGCGTCTCAGATTTGAATGCTTCGGCGAGCCTTGAGTTGTCAGTGCCAAATGGTGCCGACTCTGCCGACGTGTTTTTCCCTGTCTCTGTCGACTTTTCTGCTGAGCAAACACTCCTGCCACTTCAAATTCTTCAGGTTTTCGATACTCGATCGGGGGCTCAGCAGCCATTCTCGAACGAAGCGCTACTTGTGGCAGACAATTACAAGATCCAATAG
- a CDS encoding ribosome recycling factor, whose protein sequence is MSQRLLKLFHVAITQHVPRILARAPMIMPKYPSTARLLSSSHAVLKKSKGGNSTVKNTEPMDVTPQLDLDGVVTQMFSAVKHCSETVRSMVGSLGRIDASILDDVRVSTGKGVKPTPLHDYATVGVRDDVLVITAFDSSSLKHIEKAVYALGRDLAPQIMPDEEDVMIVHVPKPTGETRKMLLQRCIKECDHAKTKLRSVRQAAQKHMKHDMDNKLLSKNDSQREAKKLEDITKKHSALIDQLVSDAQKRLLN, encoded by the exons ATGTCGCAGCGTCTCTTGAAGCTCTTCCATGTCGCTATCACACAGCATGTTCCCAGAATACTTGCACGGGCCCCGATGATTATGCCGAAATACCCAAGCACTGCACGCCTCCTGTCTTCCTCTCATGCTGTTCTGAAGAAAAGTAAAGGTGGCAACAGCACTGTCAAGAATACTGAGCCTATGGACGTGACGCCACAATTAGATCTTGATGGAGTCGTCACCCAGATGTTTAGTGCTGTTAAACATTGTAGCGAGACTGTCCGATCTATGGTTGGCTCTCTTGGGCGTATTGATGCATCTATTTTGGATGATGTGCGTGTATCGACAGGCAAGGGTGTGAAGCCCACGCCATTGCACGACTATGCAACAGTGGGAGTCCGTGACGATGTCCTTGTCATCACAGCGTTTGATTCTTCTTCGTTAAAGCACATCGAGAAGGCTGTTTATGCATTAGGCAGAGACTTGGCGCCTCAAATTATGCCTGATGAAGAAGATGTCATGATCGTTCATGTCCCTAAACCCACAGGAGAAACGCGTAAAATGCTACTACAAAGGTGTATAAAGGAATGCGACCATGCCAAGACAAAGCTTAGATCGGTACGTCAGGCTGCACAGAAGCACATGAAACATGATATGGATAATAAATTGTTAAGCAAAAATGATTCGCAAAGAGAAGCAAAGAAG CTGGAGGACATTACAAAGAAGCATTCCGCTCTCATTGACCAGCTTGTATCGGACGCGCAGAAGCGCCTCTTAAACTAA
- a CDS encoding kinetochore protein Mis12/MTW1 has protein sequence MSDTAGVSDAEAARRHIILTEVFGVHPRVIVDALVVSANEHLYIRGSQLEDTVYALLGDTEHADKAAEEGVHSITTLLEHVIDHTMDTFELYCLRSIFVITPEQSQFMTMAHHRGLDLRPAEPAPQEAQSDDSNTVSIVPGLEDQLQRRLACARATQHRLAQAEAASKLRLNRIITAARAFDFILEGARTFCEENDANASGAVTNTADDIMSQVYNVLEALSTLMDAEPLTVSLPPTSHNTINDSEESATVDTRREWEKGRDEYLNWEAQRILASMKRT, from the coding sequence ATGTCGGACACGGCCGGTGTCTCGGATGCTGAAGCTGCGCGCAGGCATATCATTCTAACAGAAGTATTTGGGGTGCATCCACGCGTGATTGTAGATGCACTGGTTGTTTCCGCCAATGAACATCTTTACATTCGTGGCTCCCAATTAGAGGATACTGTGTATGCTCTACTGGGCGACACAGAGCATGCCGACAAAGCAGCGGAAGAAGGCGTGCACTCTATAACGACGCTTCTTGAACATGTAATTGATCACACAATGGACACATTTGAATTGTACTGCTTACGCTCGATCTTTGTCATCACACCAGAACAATCGCAATTCATGACCATGGCGCACCATCGGGGTCTGGATTTACGGCCCGCGGAACCTGCACCGCAAGAAGCGCAGTCGGATGATTCTAATACTGTATCCATCGTACCTGGACTGGAAGACCAGCTTCAGCGCCGACTagcatgcgcgcgcgcaACACAACATCGCCTAGCTCAGGCTGAGGCCGCCTCTAAGCTTCGTCTTAATCGCATCATTACAGCTGCCCGTGCCTTCGATTTCATCTTAGAAGGTGCTCGGACATTCTGTGAAGAAAATGATGCAAATGCATCCGGTGCTGTGACGAATACAGCGGACGATATCATGTCGCAAGTTTACAATGTACTGGAGGCACTGAGTACGCTTATGGATGCTGAACCGCTGACCGTTTCTCTTCCCCCGACTTCGCACAACACCATCAATGACAGTGAAGAGTCTGCTACTGTAGACACGCGACGTGAGTGGGAAAAGGGCCGCGACGAATACCTAAATTGGGAGGCTCAACGCATCCTTGCCAGCATGAAGCGAACCTAA
- a CDS encoding diacylglycerol kinase (CTP), with protein sequence MGDTNTLKQAPPAMPQRSNSRDTGGAVLRALARSPHYNENLHREDLKPVPALDLNDKTGGSMYANLVYEWEVPRKLFHCITGFVVLYLYKMNVNVEVIIQTLFNIFLVVASADLLRLNSPTFERFFESILSVLMRESEKERVNGVVWYLIGVMTSLHFFPEDIASVSIIVLSWCDPAASTFGRMFGKCTPSLPGGIFARRKSLAGFLAAWAVGSLIAYLFWGAGIAKAGERASGLSWEPASNAMFGTALMPDALRTGWRGFARGFAVTDSNFAERLRNLTRPRIPAMPPILMFTLCGLIAAMTEALELGGLDDNVAIPILFSFLLWFSLWAWGQIMSSMSLL encoded by the coding sequence ATGGGTGATACAAATACATTGAAGCAAGCGCCTCCAGCAATGCCGCAAAGGTCCAATTCAAGGGATACGGGAGGtgctgtgctgcgtgcATTGGCTCGTTCGCCTCACTATAATGAAAATTTGCATCGTGAGGATTTGAAacctgtgcctgcgctCGATCTGAATGACAAGACAGGAGGGTCTATGTATGCAAATCTTGTGTATGAATGGGAGGTGCCCCGTAAGCTATTCCATTGTATCACTGGATTTGTGGTGCTGTATTTGTACAAGATGAATGTCAATGTCGAGGTTATTATCCAGACGCTATTTAACATTTTTCTTGTTGTGGCTTCAGCTGACCTACTACGACTCAATTCACCTACGTTTGAGCGTTTCTTCGAAAGTATATTAAGCGTGCTGATGCGTGAAAGTGAGAAAGAGCGTGTTAATGGCGTCGTGTGGTACCTCATCGGTGTCATGACTAGCTTGCACTTTTTCCCTGAGGATATTGCTAGTGTGTCGATTATTGTACTTTCATGGTGTGATCCGGCCGCATCCACGTTCGGACGTATGTTCGGAAAATGCACACCGTCACTACCCGGTGGCATTTTTGCACGCCGCAAATCGCTAGCAGGCTTCCTGGCCGCATGGGCGGTTGGCTCATTGATTGCTTATTTGTTTTGGGGTGCCGGCATTGCCAAGGCAGGTGAGCGTGCGTCGGGTTTGTCTTGGGAACCTGCCTCGAATGCTATGTTCGGCACTGCCCTAATGCCTGACGCACTTCGCACCGGCTGGCGTGGCTTTGCCCGTGGCTTTGCCGTCACTGACTCTAATTTTGCAGAAAGATTGAGGAACCTAACACGACCTCGGATACCTGCAATGCCTCCTATTTTGATGTTTACATTATGCGGCCTGATTGCTGCTATGACAGAAGCACTTGAGCTTGGTGGACTAGACGACAATGTCGCCATCCCCATCCTTTTTAGCTTCCTTCTCTGGTTTTCACTATGGGCCTGGGGTCAAATTATGTCGTCTATGTCTCTCCTTTAA